The DNA window AGGTCGCGTCGACCGAGGCCACGGACGTGCCGAGGGAGAACTCGATGCCCCGGTAGCGCAGCATCGCCATGGCCTTCTCGCCCAGCTTCTCGCCCAGTTCGGGCAGCAGGCGCGGCGCCACGTCCAGCAGGTGCCACTTGATCTGCGCTCGGTCCAGACGCGGGTAGCGGCCGACCGCGGCGCTGGTCAGGCGTTGCAGACAGGCGGCGGTCTCGGTACCGGCGTAGCCGCCGCCGACCACCACGAACCGCAGCCTCGCCTCCCGCTCGGCGTCGTCCGTGGTGGCGGCGGCGAGGTCGAGCTGGGCGATGACGTGGTCGCGCACGTGCGCCGCCTCGGCCAGCGACTTCATACCGCGTCCGTGCTCCAGCAGCCCGGGGATGTCGAAGGTGCGCGTGGTGCTGCCGGCCGCGAGGACGAGCTGGTCGTACGGCTCCGTGACCACCTCTCCGGTGATCTTCCGGATGACGCACACCTTCGCGCGGGCGTCGATGCCGATGGCTCCGCCCGGGCAGATCCGGGTGCGGCGCAGCCGGCGGCGCAGGGACACCGCGACGGACTGCGGGGTCAGTACGCCGGCCGCCACGTGCGGCAGCAGCGGCAGGTAGAGCTGGTAGTCGGACGGCGACACGAGGACCAGCTCGGCCTCGCGGGGGGACAGCTTGCGTTCCAGCCGCTGGAGGCACTCGACCCCGGCGAAACCCGCGCCGACCACGAGGATCTTCGGTCGCGTCATAGATGTCCACTGCTCCTCGGGGCTCGCGACAGCTGCTTGTCCTCCCACCTTCGGCGTACGGACGGGGAGCCGCCCGCCGGCGAGGTGCATTCGGGGGGCCGCGCTCGCGGGGCGCTCAGGAGGCTTCGGGAGGCGCGTTGACGAAACATACGGTGGAGTGCATACTTATACCCATCACCGCATGCATCGTAAGGAGAAACCCGTGACCGAGCGCGTCGTACTCGCCTACTCGGGCGGCCTGGACACCTCCGTCGCCATCGGCTGGATCGCCGAGGAGACGGGCGCCGAGGTCATCGCCGTTGCCGTGGACGTCGGCCAGGGCGGCGAGGACCTGGACGTCATCCGCAAGCGCGCGCTCGCCTGCGGTGCCGTCGAGGCCGAGGTCGCGGACGCCAAGGACGAGTTCGCCGAGGAGTACTGCCTCCCGGCGATCAAGGCCAACGCCCTCTACATGGACCGCTACCCGCTGGTCTCCGCGCTCTCGCGGCCGACCATCGTCAAGCACCTCGTCGCCGCCGCCAACAAGCACGGCGCCTCGATCGTCGCCCACGGCTGCACCGGCAAGGGCAACGACCAGGTCCGCTTCGAGGCCGGCATCTCCGCGCTCGGTCCCCACCTGAAGTGCATCGCCCCGGTCCGCGACTACGCGATGACCCGTGACAAGGCGATCGCCTTCTGCGAGGAGAAGAACCTCCCGATCGCGACCACCAAGAAGTCCCCGTACTCCATCGACCAGAACGTCTTCGGGCGCGCCGTCGAGACGGGCTTCCTGGAAGACATCTGGAACGCCCCGATCGAGGACATCTACGAGTACACCTCGAACCCGGCGCTCCCGCGCGAGGCCGACGAGGTCGTCATCTCCTTCAAGGAGGGCGTCCCGGTCGCCATCGACGGCAAGCCCGTCACCGTCCTCCAGGCGATCCAGCAGCTCAACGAGCGCGCCGGCGCCCAGGGCATCGGCCGGATCGACATGGTCGAGGACCGGCTGGTCGGCATCAAGTCCCGCGAGGTGTACGAGGCCCCGGGCGCGATCGCGCTGATCACCGCCCACCAGGAGCTGGAGAACGTCACGGTCGAGCGCGAGCTGGCCCGCTACAAGCGGCAGGTCGAGCAGCGCTGGGGCGAGATGGTGTACGACGGCCTGTGGTTCTCCCCGCTCAAGCGGGCGCTGGACGGTTTCATCAACGAGGCCAACCAGCACGTCACCGGCGACATCCGGATGACCCTGCACGGCGGCCGCGCCGTCGTCACCGGCCGGAAGTCCGACGAGTCGCTGTACGACTTCAACCTGGCGACGTACGACTCGGGCGACACGTTCGACCAGTCCAAGGCGCAGGGCTTCATCGAGATCTTCGGCCTGTCGTCGAAGATCGCCGCCAAGCGTGACCTCGCGTAATCAAGACTCGTTCGACAGGCCGCCTCCCGACCCTCCAGGGGTGGGGAGGCGGTCGCACATCCCCACCCCTTGAGGAGCAGTAGCTGTGAGCAGCAACAACGGTGACGTCCGGCTCTGGGGCGGCCGCTTCGCCGACGGTCCTGCCGAGGCCCTCGCCAAGCTGTCCGCGTCCGTCCACTTCGATTGGCGGCTCGCGCCGTACGACACCGCCGGCTCCCGCGCCCACGCCCGCGTACTCCACAAGGCGGGGCTGCTCACCGAGGACGAACTGCGGCGCATGCACGCCGGTCTCGACCAGCTCGCGGCGGACGTCGCGGACGGTTCGTTCGTCGGCACGATCGCCGACGAGGACGTCCACACCGCCCTGGAGCGCGGGCTCCTGGAGCGGCTCGGCGCCGATCTCGGCGGCAAGCTGCGCGCCGGCCGCTCCCGCAACGACCAGGTCGCCACCCTCTTCCGGATGTACCTGCGGGACCACGCCCGGATCATCGGCGGCCTCCTCGCCGAGCTCCAGGACGCGCTCGTCGGTCTCGCCGAGGCGCACTCGGACGTCGCCATGCCCGGCCGTAC is part of the Streptomyces agglomeratus genome and encodes:
- a CDS encoding NAD(P)/FAD-dependent oxidoreductase, giving the protein MTRPKILVVGAGFAGVECLQRLERKLSPREAELVLVSPSDYQLYLPLLPHVAAGVLTPQSVAVSLRRRLRRTRICPGGAIGIDARAKVCVIRKITGEVVTEPYDQLVLAAGSTTRTFDIPGLLEHGRGMKSLAEAAHVRDHVIAQLDLAAATTDDAEREARLRFVVVGGGYAGTETAACLQRLTSAAVGRYPRLDRAQIKWHLLDVAPRLLPELGEKLGEKAMAMLRYRGIEFSLGTSVASVDATSVRLTDGRTLPSHTLIWTAGVSASPLVATLGAETVRGRLAATPRLTVPGFDGLFAAGDAAAVPDLAKGGDALCPPTAQHAQRQGRTLADNIVARLRGTPLKPYVHKDLGLVVDLGGRDAVSKPLGLELHGLPAQAVARGYHLLVLPTMTARTRVMTNWTLNAVAGDDFVRTDFQARRAGTLQDFENTSVYLTPEQIREHKGPVAART
- a CDS encoding argininosuccinate synthase; its protein translation is MTERVVLAYSGGLDTSVAIGWIAEETGAEVIAVAVDVGQGGEDLDVIRKRALACGAVEAEVADAKDEFAEEYCLPAIKANALYMDRYPLVSALSRPTIVKHLVAAANKHGASIVAHGCTGKGNDQVRFEAGISALGPHLKCIAPVRDYAMTRDKAIAFCEEKNLPIATTKKSPYSIDQNVFGRAVETGFLEDIWNAPIEDIYEYTSNPALPREADEVVISFKEGVPVAIDGKPVTVLQAIQQLNERAGAQGIGRIDMVEDRLVGIKSREVYEAPGAIALITAHQELENVTVERELARYKRQVEQRWGEMVYDGLWFSPLKRALDGFINEANQHVTGDIRMTLHGGRAVVTGRKSDESLYDFNLATYDSGDTFDQSKAQGFIEIFGLSSKIAAKRDLA